A region of Plectropomus leopardus isolate mb chromosome 16, YSFRI_Pleo_2.0, whole genome shotgun sequence DNA encodes the following proteins:
- the LOC121955143 gene encoding uncharacterized protein C14orf132-like, with product MDLSFMAAQIPVMTGAFMDSSLNDDYSTDHSLFNSSASVHAASMAAHGQPEESQSMSGDAIWLWIAITATIGNIVVVGVVYAFTF from the exons ATGGATCTCTCCTTCATGGCAGCGCAG ATCCCAGTGATGACAGGCGCCTTCATGGACTCGTCTCTTAATGATGACTACAGCACCGACCACTCTCTGTTCAACTCATCTGCTAGCGTCCATGCTGCCTCTATGGCAGCACATGGCCAGCCTGAGGAGTCCCAGTCCATGTCCGGGGATGCCATTTGGCTCTGGATCGCAATCACTGCCACTATTGGGAACATTGTAGTTGTGGGCGTCGTGTACGCGTTTACATTCTGA